A stretch of the Clostridium botulinum genome encodes the following:
- a CDS encoding lmo0937 family membrane protein, producing the protein MKVLHWIGAIVVFFWILGIVFKIGGKLINILLIIAAIIFIYDVITDKRR; encoded by the coding sequence ATGAAAGTATTACATTGGATAGGCGCCATTGTAGTATTCTTTTGGATATTAGGAATTGTATTCAAAATAGGAGGAAAGTTAATAAATATATTATTAATAATAGCAGCAATAATATTTATTTATGATGTAATTACTGACAAGAGAAGATGA
- a CDS encoding glycerol-3-phosphate responsive antiterminator — protein MRNQFYDKLSINPIIAAVKDLDKLDRAIKSPCEVIFLLKGNICNIKELVDKVKAVGKSIYVHIDLMDGFARDRYALTHMKEQVNPDGIITTKSNLTKIAKELDLFTIQRLFIIDNLSLETGINSINSMRPNAMEILPGVMPKIIKQVKQEVKVPVIAGGLIKDKEDVIESLKAGALGVSTSKEDIWNL, from the coding sequence ATGAGAAATCAATTTTATGACAAGTTAAGTATTAATCCAATAATCGCAGCTGTTAAAGACTTAGATAAGTTGGATAGGGCCATAAAATCTCCATGTGAAGTTATTTTTTTACTAAAGGGGAATATATGTAATATTAAGGAGCTTGTTGATAAGGTCAAAGCTGTTGGAAAAAGCATATATGTACATATTGATCTTATGGATGGGTTTGCTAGGGATAGATATGCTTTAACTCATATGAAAGAACAAGTGAATCCTGATGGGATAATTACCACTAAATCAAATTTAACAAAAATAGCTAAGGAATTAGATCTTTTTACAATACAAAGATTATTTATAATTGATAATTTATCTTTAGAGACAGGAATAAACTCCATAAACAGTATGAGACCTAATGCTATGGAAATTTTGCCTGGTGTTATGCCTAAAATAATAAAACAAGTTAAACAAGAAGTTAAAGTTCCTGTAATTGCAGGTGGTTTAATAAAAGATAAAGAAGATGTTATAGAGAGTCTAAAAGCTGGAGCGTTAGGAGTTTCAACTAGCAAGGAAGATATATGGAACCTATAA
- a CDS encoding YcxB family protein produces the protein MNIDVNINKNDYWNYNKYLIKHMPRFTRSFILNMIMMPITMLIVMIMMKKSLVCTITVTIVIGAAADIFLIWIIKRQVDKTASKRDDILGNHKFELYNKGIKEISEVKNQMHTWKSIKDIKQDENNIYIFLGGLEANIIPKRAFETIDESKDFYDKCIKYYNGIKK, from the coding sequence ATGAATATAGATGTAAATATTAATAAAAATGATTACTGGAATTATAATAAATATTTAATAAAACATATGCCAAGGTTTACTCGTAGTTTTATATTAAATATGATTATGATGCCTATTACTATGTTAATTGTTATGATAATGATGAAAAAATCATTAGTATGTACAATAACAGTGACTATCGTTATTGGTGCTGCTGCGGATATATTTCTTATATGGATAATAAAAAGACAGGTTGACAAAACAGCTAGTAAAAGAGATGATATACTAGGCAATCATAAGTTTGAATTATATAATAAGGGCATAAAAGAAATAAGTGAGGTTAAAAATCAAATGCATACTTGGAAAAGTATAAAAGATATTAAGCAAGATGAAAATAATATATACATTTTTTTAGGTGGACTAGAAGCAAATATAATTCCGAAGAGAGCATTTGAAACTATTGATGAATCAAAAGACTTTTATGATAAGTGTATTAAATATTATAATGGTATAAAAAAATAA
- a CDS encoding NAD(P)/FAD-dependent oxidoreductase, with the protein MREHDIVIIGGGPAGLAAAIGAREEGIQDILILERDTCLGGILNQCIHNGFGLHTFKEELTGPEYAQRFADKVKEMKIPYKLNTMVIDISEDKVITVVNEEDGLVEIKAKSIILAMGCRERPRGAINIPGSRCAGIYSAGAAQKFVNIDGFMPGKEVVILGSGDIGLIMARRMTLEGAKVKAVVELMPYSGGLKRNIVQCLDDFGIPLKLAHTVTNIKGKDRLEGISIAKVDENRKPIKETEEYIPCDTLLLSVGLVPENELSTKADVNLSPVTGGPLVNESLQTNIEGVFACGNVLHVHDLVDFVTEESINAGKNAAKYLNGKKFGKDGIQLVATEGARYTVPTVIDPENVEKLVDVRFRVGDVFKDSYVSVYFDDVREMHIKKRIIAPGEMETVKLTKALFDKHPNCKKITVKVEGE; encoded by the coding sequence ATGAGAGAACATGATATAGTAATTATAGGCGGTGGTCCTGCTGGTCTTGCAGCTGCTATAGGTGCAAGAGAAGAAGGAATACAAGATATTTTAATATTAGAAAGAGATACTTGTTTAGGTGGTATACTAAATCAATGTATTCATAATGGATTCGGGCTTCATACTTTTAAAGAAGAACTTACTGGACCTGAATATGCACAAAGATTTGCAGATAAAGTAAAAGAAATGAAAATACCATATAAACTAAATACTATGGTTATAGATATAAGTGAAGATAAGGTTATAACAGTAGTTAATGAAGAAGATGGATTAGTAGAAATAAAAGCTAAATCAATAATATTAGCTATGGGTTGTCGTGAAAGACCTAGAGGAGCAATAAACATACCAGGAAGTAGATGTGCAGGTATATATTCTGCAGGTGCCGCTCAAAAATTTGTAAATATTGATGGATTTATGCCAGGAAAAGAAGTTGTTATTCTTGGATCAGGAGATATTGGACTTATAATGGCAAGAAGAATGACTTTAGAAGGTGCTAAAGTTAAAGCTGTTGTTGAACTTATGCCATACTCAGGTGGTCTTAAGAGAAATATAGTTCAATGTTTAGATGATTTTGGAATACCTCTAAAATTAGCACATACTGTTACAAATATAAAAGGTAAAGATAGACTAGAAGGAATTAGCATAGCTAAAGTAGATGAAAATAGAAAACCTATAAAGGAAACTGAAGAGTATATTCCTTGTGATACATTACTATTATCAGTAGGACTAGTTCCAGAAAATGAATTATCTACAAAAGCAGATGTAAATCTATCACCTGTTACTGGTGGACCATTAGTTAATGAAAGTCTTCAAACTAATATTGAAGGTGTATTTGCATGTGGAAACGTGCTACACGTACATGACCTAGTTGACTTTGTTACAGAAGAAAGTATTAATGCAGGTAAAAATGCTGCTAAATACTTAAATGGTAAAAAGTTTGGTAAGGATGGAATTCAATTAGTTGCAACAGAAGGTGCAAGATACACAGTCCCAACTGTTATAGATCCTGAAAATGTAGAAAAATTAGTAGATGTAAGATTCAGAGTTGGAGATGTATTTAAAGATAGTTATGTTTCTGTATATTTTGATGATGTTAGAGAAATGCACATAAAGAAAAGAATAATTGCTCCAGGAGAAATGGAAACAGTAAAACTTACAAAGGCTCTATTTGATAAACATCCTAATTGTAAGAAGATTACTGTTAAGGTGGAAGGAGAGTAG
- a CDS encoding aminopeptidase P family protein yields the protein MNKEFFIKNRKMLSDKLKENSMLVMFAGRAPYKSADETYPFTPNRNFYYLTGIDRENIILIITKRNGNVNEILLIEEEDPIMAKWVGEKIKIHEAIDISGVTNIDYTKNFKEFIGELISRYGYDTLYLDLERQEWGIADTNSQTFAKEVKEIYPYFDIKNIYNEISELRTVKRKKEVEKIRRAIEITKCGIEAMMKNARPGMMEYEIEAYFDYVLTSKGVKDKAFKTIAAAGKNATVLHYSSNNSKCEKDDLIMFDLGAQFQYYNGDITRTFPVSGKFTERQKQIYDVVLRANERIIKEAKPGISYLKLNDIAKKVLAEGCMELGLISKYSEISKYYFHSISHNLGLDTHDVGDRDAVLKPGMVITDEPGLYIPEEGIGIRIEDDLLITEEGCENLSKDIIKTIDEIEEFMELNK from the coding sequence GTGAATAAAGAATTTTTTATAAAAAATAGAAAAATGCTAAGTGACAAACTAAAAGAAAACTCTATGTTAGTAATGTTTGCTGGAAGAGCCCCTTATAAATCAGCAGATGAAACATATCCATTTACTCCAAATAGAAATTTTTATTATTTAACTGGTATAGATAGAGAAAATATAATATTAATTATTACTAAGAGAAATGGAAATGTTAATGAAATATTATTAATAGAGGAAGAAGATCCTATAATGGCAAAGTGGGTTGGAGAGAAAATAAAAATTCATGAGGCTATTGATATATCCGGAGTTACAAATATAGATTATACTAAAAATTTTAAAGAGTTTATTGGGGAATTAATATCTAGATATGGATATGATACATTATATTTAGATCTTGAAAGACAGGAATGGGGAATAGCAGATACTAATTCACAAACTTTTGCAAAAGAAGTAAAGGAAATATATCCGTATTTTGATATTAAAAATATATATAATGAAATTAGTGAACTTAGGACAGTGAAAAGAAAGAAAGAAGTTGAAAAAATAAGAAGGGCTATAGAAATTACTAAATGTGGAATAGAGGCTATGATGAAAAATGCTAGACCTGGAATGATGGAATATGAGATAGAAGCATATTTTGATTATGTACTTACATCAAAAGGGGTAAAGGATAAAGCTTTTAAGACTATAGCTGCAGCAGGAAAAAATGCTACTGTACTTCACTATTCAAGTAATAATTCTAAATGTGAAAAAGATGATTTAATAATGTTTGATTTAGGAGCTCAATTTCAATACTATAATGGAGATATAACTAGAACTTTTCCTGTAAGTGGTAAATTTACAGAAAGACAAAAACAAATATATGATGTTGTATTGAGAGCAAATGAGAGAATAATAAAAGAGGCAAAACCAGGTATTTCATATTTAAAATTAAATGATATAGCAAAGAAAGTTTTAGCAGAAGGTTGCATGGAACTAGGTCTTATAAGTAAGTATAGCGAAATATCTAAATACTATTTTCATAGTATAAGTCATAATCTTGGACTTGATACTCATGATGTCGGAGACCGTGATGCTGTTCTTAAACCTGGAATGGTAATTACCGATGAACCAGGATTATACATTCCAGAAGAAGGAATAGGAATTAGAATAGAGGATGATTTATTGATTACTGAAGAAGGGTGTGAAAATCTTTCTAAAGATATAATAAAAACAATAGATGAAATTGAAGAGTTTATGGAATTAAATAAATAA
- the aroC gene encoding chorismate synthase: MSGIWGSKIKYSIFGESHGKAIGITIDGLPAGIELDLNEVNREMRRRAPGKSKLSTSRVEMDEFEILSGYFNNKTTGTPLCAIIQNLDKHSKDYEKTKDLMRPGHADFTGYIKYSGFNDYRGGGHFSGRLTAPIVFAGAIAKQILKRNNIIIGSHIKSIGSIEEEYFRVSIKEEVLEELSRKTFATIDDEKGKEMQEAILELRNNMDSIGGIIECAVLNMPPGLGEPFFGSVESVLSSLLFSIPAVKGVEFGAGFSISKMKGSQANDEFYIENEKVKTYTNNNGGILGGITNGMPLIFRSAFKPTPSIAKEQKTINISNKENTTIKIQGRHDPCIVQRAVPVVEAITAMGILELI; encoded by the coding sequence ATGAGTGGAATATGGGGAAGTAAAATAAAATATTCTATATTTGGAGAATCTCATGGAAAGGCAATTGGGATAACAATAGATGGGTTGCCAGCTGGAATTGAACTAGATTTAAATGAAGTAAATAGAGAAATGAGAAGACGTGCTCCGGGTAAAAGTAAACTTTCAACATCTAGAGTAGAGATGGATGAATTTGAAATTTTAAGTGGATATTTTAATAATAAAACAACAGGTACTCCTTTATGTGCTATTATACAAAACTTAGATAAGCATTCAAAGGACTATGAAAAAACTAAAGATTTAATGAGACCAGGTCATGCTGATTTTACTGGATATATAAAATATAGTGGTTTTAATGATTATAGAGGTGGAGGACATTTTTCAGGGAGACTTACTGCACCTATAGTATTCGCAGGAGCTATCGCAAAACAAATTTTAAAAAGAAATAATATTATAATTGGAAGTCATATAAAGAGTATAGGAAGCATTGAAGAAGAATATTTTAGAGTTTCCATAAAAGAAGAGGTTTTAGAGGAATTATCAAGAAAAACTTTTGCAACTATTGATGATGAAAAAGGAAAAGAGATGCAAGAGGCAATTTTAGAACTTCGAAATAATATGGATTCCATTGGTGGGATTATAGAATGCGCAGTTTTGAATATGCCACCTGGACTAGGAGAACCTTTTTTTGGATCAGTTGAAAGTGTCTTAAGTAGTTTATTATTTTCAATACCAGCTGTAAAGGGTGTGGAGTTTGGTGCCGGGTTTAGTATTTCTAAAATGAAGGGTAGCCAGGCTAATGATGAATTTTATATAGAAAATGAAAAAGTAAAAACTTATACCAATAATAATGGTGGAATTTTAGGTGGAATTACAAATGGAATGCCTTTAATATTTAGATCTGCTTTTAAGCCAACACCATCAATTGCAAAAGAACAAAAAACAATAAACATTTCAAATAAAGAGAATACAACTATAAAAATTCAAGGAAGACATGATCCTTGTATAGTTCAAAGGGCCGTCCCTGTAGTTGAAGCTATTACAGCTATGGGAATATTAGAATTAATTTAA
- a CDS encoding NAD(P)/FAD-dependent oxidoreductase, which translates to MFDITIVGAGVIGCSIARELSKYDLKVCVLEKGPDVATGTSKANSGIVHGGHDATPGTLKAKLNVRGNEMFDKLVEELDFPFKRNGSLVLCFDESEKDGLQALLEKGKKNGVKNLEVIDKERILELEPNVNDDVVAALYVPTGGIVCPYEMTIAMAENAYTNGVEFKFETEVKNIVKKENGFTVETNKGNIETDLVINAAGLFSDELNNMVSANKIEIIARKGEYCLFDKAAGSMATRTLFQLPTKMGKGVLVSPTVDGNLLIGPNAVDVNDKTDVDTTQEGIDDILERAKKTFRQIPMRQVITSFSGLRSHDTVNDFIIGEVEDAPGFINVAGIESPGLSSAPAIAEMVEGIVIEKLAPAKNEKFNPIREGIPKFREMNNEERKALVAKDPSYGKIVCRCETVTEGEIINAIRRPLGAKDLDGIKRRTRAGMGKCQSGFCSTKLVAILAKELNIPVTEVTKFGGKSNLLIGEDKEI; encoded by the coding sequence ATGTTTGACATTACAATTGTTGGTGCAGGAGTTATTGGCTGCAGTATAGCAAGAGAATTATCTAAATATGATTTAAAAGTATGTGTACTAGAAAAGGGACCAGATGTAGCAACAGGTACTTCAAAAGCTAATAGTGGTATAGTTCATGGTGGACATGATGCAACACCAGGTACTTTAAAAGCTAAATTAAATGTAAGAGGAAATGAAATGTTCGATAAATTAGTGGAAGAACTTGATTTCCCATTTAAAAGAAATGGTTCATTAGTACTATGTTTTGATGAATCAGAAAAAGATGGTTTACAAGCATTACTTGAAAAAGGAAAGAAAAATGGTGTTAAAAACCTTGAAGTTATAGATAAAGAAAGAATATTAGAATTAGAACCTAATGTAAACGATGACGTAGTAGCAGCATTATATGTACCAACAGGTGGTATTGTATGTCCTTACGAAATGACTATAGCCATGGCTGAAAACGCATACACTAATGGAGTAGAATTTAAATTTGAAACAGAAGTTAAGAATATAGTTAAAAAAGAAAATGGATTTACAGTTGAAACAAATAAAGGAAACATTGAAACTGACCTAGTAATAAATGCAGCAGGATTATTTTCAGATGAACTAAATAATATGGTTAGTGCAAATAAAATAGAGATAATAGCAAGAAAAGGTGAATATTGCTTATTTGATAAAGCTGCAGGATCAATGGCAACAAGAACTTTATTCCAATTACCAACTAAAATGGGTAAAGGTGTTCTTGTAAGTCCAACAGTAGATGGTAACTTATTAATAGGACCAAATGCAGTAGATGTAAACGATAAAACTGATGTAGATACTACTCAAGAAGGAATAGATGATATATTAGAAAGAGCTAAAAAAACATTCAGACAAATTCCAATGAGACAAGTTATAACTTCATTCTCAGGACTTAGATCTCATGATACAGTAAATGACTTTATAATAGGAGAAGTAGAAGATGCTCCTGGCTTTATAAATGTAGCTGGTATAGAATCACCAGGACTTTCAAGTGCTCCAGCAATAGCTGAAATGGTTGAAGGGATAGTTATAGAAAAATTAGCACCAGCTAAAAATGAGAAATTCAACCCAATAAGAGAAGGTATTCCTAAATTTAGAGAAATGAATAATGAAGAAAGAAAAGCTCTTGTAGCTAAAGATCCAAGCTATGGAAAGATAGTATGTAGATGTGAAACAGTTACTGAAGGTGAAATAATCAATGCTATCAGAAGACCACTTGGAGCTAAAGATTTAGATGGAATTAAGAGAAGAACAAGAGCTGGTATGGGTAAATGTCAATCAGGATTCTGTTCTACAAAATTAGTTGCTATTTTAGCAAAAGAATTAAATATACCAGTAACTGAGGTAACTAAATTTGGTGGAAAATCTAACTTATTAATTGGAGAAGATAAAGAAATTTAA
- a CDS encoding cold-shock protein, with the protein MKTGIVKWFNAEKGFGFISVEGEDDVFVHFSAIQGDGFKTLEEGQKVEFEVTEGARGPQAANVVKL; encoded by the coding sequence ATGAAAACAGGAATAGTTAAATGGTTTAACGCAGAAAAAGGATTTGGATTTATATCTGTAGAAGGAGAAGATGACGTATTCGTACATTTCTCAGCTATCCAAGGAGATGGATTCAAAACTTTAGAAGAGGGACAAAAAGTTGAATTCGAAGTAACTGAAGGTGCTAGAGGACCTCAAGCTGCTAACGTAGTTAAACTATAA
- a CDS encoding shikimate kinase → MKLLERNIVLIGMPGCGKTTIGKKLSESIGVKFCDIDEYIVKYTDKSINELFQKGEDYFRKIESKVIKEVSREYPQIISTGGGVVKNYKNINELRKNGIIIFINRPLEDILSDINIKERPLLKEGSEKLYNIYKERYKLYKSYCNKEIMNKSLYNCIDDICTYIKINNKYNIIK, encoded by the coding sequence ATGAAATTATTAGAACGAAATATAGTTTTAATAGGTATGCCAGGTTGCGGAAAGACCACAATAGGTAAAAAGCTTTCTGAAAGCATAGGAGTTAAATTTTGTGATATAGATGAGTATATAGTTAAGTATACAGATAAATCTATTAATGAACTTTTCCAAAAAGGAGAGGATTATTTTAGAAAAATTGAAAGTAAAGTTATAAAGGAAGTGAGTAGAGAATATCCACAGATAATATCTACAGGTGGAGGCGTTGTAAAAAACTATAAAAATATTAATGAATTAAGGAAAAATGGAATAATTATTTTTATAAATAGACCTTTAGAGGATATATTATCAGACATAAATATAAAGGAAAGACCACTATTAAAAGAAGGATCAGAAAAATTATATAATATTTATAAAGAAAGATATAAGTTATATAAAAGTTATTGTAATAAAGAAATTATGAATAAAAGTTTATATAATTGTATAGATGATATATGTACTTATATAAAAATTAATAATAAATATAATATAATAAAATAG
- a CDS encoding DUF1540 domain-containing protein, translating into MNNNHNHNHISGVKCAVTNCKHHAEDNCCTAKEIQIKCNCNFDACTSHETDCATFTPVK; encoded by the coding sequence ATGAATAATAACCATAATCATAACCATATTTCCGGTGTTAAATGTGCTGTCACTAACTGTAAGCATCACGCTGAAGATAATTGTTGTACTGCTAAAGAAATTCAAATTAAATGTAATTGTAACTTTGATGCTTGTACTTCTCATGAAACGGACTGTGCAACCTTTACTCCTGTAAAATAA
- the ltrA gene encoding group II intron reverse transcriptase/maturase, which yields MNNSNKLQRKQTTQYRGRLVEVEVELQGKRGAQSNNLALAKGERENNVVDDTNNLLEKVLARENMLKAMKRVVANRGSHGIDGMRVDELRGFIIKNWLTIKQKLLEGRYKPSPVRRVEIPKPDGGIRLLGIPTVLDRLIQQALAQELNKIYDPTFSDNSYGFRPNKSAKQAILKSRQYINEGHKWVVDIDLEKFFDKVNHDILMERLSRRIKDKRVLKLIRNYLKSGIMINGLKVKSDKGTPQGGPLSPILANIMLDEVDKELEKRGHRFCRFTDDCNIYVKSKKAGLRVMASIRKILEGLLKLKVNENKSAVDFVTRRKFLGFSFYFAKGGANIRIHEKSYKRFTNKTRKLTNRNKGISMEYRVYMINQLTIGWINYFGIAKANAKIQKIDSWIRRRLRSCIWKQWKKVKTRGQNLIKLGLPTYKAWEYANTRKGYWRISKSPILDTILNNKYIENLGYRSISKRYQLIHNS from the coding sequence TTGAATAATTCAAATAAATTACAAAGAAAGCAGACAACTCAATATAGAGGTCGCCTTGTGGAAGTAGAAGTGGAACTTCAAGGTAAACGAGGGGCGCAGAGTAATAATTTGGCGTTAGCAAAGGGAGAAAGAGAAAACAATGTAGTAGATGATACTAATAATCTACTTGAAAAGGTTTTAGCTAGAGAAAATATGCTAAAAGCTATGAAAAGAGTAGTTGCCAATAGAGGAAGTCATGGTATTGATGGTATGAGAGTCGATGAACTTCGAGGGTTTATTATCAAAAATTGGCTAACAATTAAGCAAAAGTTATTAGAAGGAAGGTATAAACCTTCACCAGTTAGGAGAGTGGAAATACCAAAACCTGACGGTGGAATTAGATTGCTTGGAATACCTACTGTACTTGATAGATTAATACAACAGGCATTAGCTCAAGAACTTAATAAAATTTATGACCCTACCTTTTCGGATAATAGCTATGGATTTAGACCAAATAAAAGTGCTAAACAAGCTATATTAAAATCAAGACAATATATCAATGAGGGGCATAAATGGGTTGTTGATATAGACTTAGAAAAATTCTTTGATAAAGTTAACCATGATATATTAATGGAAAGACTTTCAAGAAGAATAAAGGACAAAAGGGTACTTAAACTAATTAGAAATTATCTTAAATCTGGAATAATGATAAATGGATTGAAGGTAAAATCAGATAAAGGTACACCGCAAGGTGGTCCATTAAGCCCAATACTTGCTAATATTATGCTTGATGAAGTAGATAAAGAACTTGAGAAAAGAGGTCATAGATTTTGCCGATTTACAGATGACTGCAACATTTATGTCAAAAGTAAAAAGGCAGGATTAAGAGTTATGGCAAGTATAAGAAAAATACTTGAAGGTTTATTAAAACTTAAAGTTAATGAAAATAAAAGTGCAGTAGATTTTGTGACGAGAAGAAAATTTCTTGGATTTTCATTCTATTTTGCAAAAGGCGGAGCCAATATAAGAATACATGAAAAGTCATATAAAAGATTCACAAATAAAACAAGAAAATTAACAAACCGTAATAAAGGTATAAGTATGGAATATAGAGTTTATATGATTAACCAATTAACGATTGGATGGATTAATTACTTTGGAATAGCGAAAGCTAACGCTAAAATACAAAAAATAGATAGTTGGATAAGAAGAAGGTTAAGGAGTTGTATTTGGAAACAATGGAAAAAGGTTAAAACTAGAGGACAAAACCTCATAAAACTAGGTCTTCCGACCTATAAAGCATGGGAGTATGCAAATACAAGAAAAGGCTATTGGAGAATATCCAAAAGCCCAATTCTTGATACAATATTAAACAACAAATATATTGAAAATCTTGGTTACAGAAGTATATCTAAAAGATATCAGCTAATACATAATTCTTAA
- a CDS encoding 2-phosphosulfolactate phosphatase family protein — protein MEIDVIISANDIKEEKVKGKTVIIIDILRATSVIVTAINNGCNEVIPVLEVEDALKIVKDNRNKYILGGERNALKIKGFDFSNSPLDYIKDVVANKTLVMTTTNGTRAIHGAISAKNILIGAMLNAKAVAKKVIELSNDLVIINSGTNGHFSIDDFICSGYIIDCILSTIHAELSDIAITSHYIYKENKDVNSFVSNAKHYKILSELGLKDDIKYCFSKDIIDIVPEFHYPKITK, from the coding sequence ATGGAAATTGATGTAATTATTTCTGCAAATGATATTAAAGAAGAAAAAGTTAAAGGTAAAACAGTTATAATTATAGATATTTTACGTGCTACATCTGTTATAGTTACTGCAATAAATAATGGATGTAATGAAGTAATACCAGTTCTTGAAGTAGAAGATGCTCTTAAAATAGTAAAAGACAATAGGAACAAATATATTTTAGGTGGTGAGCGAAACGCCTTAAAAATTAAAGGCTTCGACTTTTCTAATTCCCCTTTAGATTATATAAAGGATGTTGTAGCCAATAAAACATTAGTCATGACTACCACAAATGGTACAAGGGCTATTCATGGAGCTATTAGCGCTAAAAATATTTTAATTGGAGCTATGCTAAATGCTAAAGCCGTTGCAAAAAAAGTTATAGAACTTAGTAATGATTTAGTTATTATAAATTCGGGGACAAATGGACATTTTTCTATTGATGATTTTATTTGTAGTGGATATATAATTGACTGTATATTAAGTACCATACATGCTGAATTATCTGATATAGCTATAACTTCACACTATATATATAAAGAGAACAAAGATGTTAACTCTTTTGTAAGTAACGCAAAACACTATAAAATTTTATCTGAATTAGGTCTTAAGGATGATATAAAATACTGTTTTTCAAAAGATATAATAGATATAGTTCCTGAATTTCATTATCCAAAAATAACAAAATAA
- a CDS encoding chorismate mutase: MDDLKELRKEIDSIDNKLICLFQKRMEAVLKVAEYKKKNNIPILNTSREQEVIDKNIKLICNDDFEKPVEDFLKSIMGISKELQAKKISE; the protein is encoded by the coding sequence ATGGATGATTTAAAAGAACTAAGAAAAGAAATAGATTCAATAGATAATAAATTAATTTGTTTATTCCAAAAGAGGATGGAAGCGGTTTTAAAGGTTGCTGAATATAAGAAAAAAAATAATATACCTATATTAAATACAAGTAGAGAGCAAGAAGTTATAGATAAAAATATTAAACTAATATGTAATGATGATTTTGAAAAACCAGTTGAAGATTTTTTAAAGAGTATCATGGGTATAAGCAAAGAGCTTCAAGCTAAAAAAATATCAGAATAG
- the aroE gene encoding shikimate dehydrogenase: MKGLYGLLGEKLVHSFSPQIHSLIFKELKINGYYHLFEADEEDIEHVVPGFKVFKVQGVNVTIPYKVRLMDYIDDISLEAKNIGAINTICFKNGKTKGYNTDYYGFEMMLEKFNIDVKGKNVVILGTGGASRAVNQYLLDNKVKKITFVTRDLDNKRKELKNYNLICYSNIENLKNQDIVINCTPCGMYPNTESSPLTEEQVSKFKVVVDLIYNPQETLIMKYARNQRIKAVNGLYMLVGQAIKSQELWNSLKIKKELVDKIYENIKNLL, from the coding sequence GTGAAGGGTTTGTATGGATTATTAGGTGAAAAGTTAGTGCATAGTTTTTCACCACAGATACATTCGTTAATATTTAAGGAATTAAAAATTAATGGATATTATCATTTGTTTGAAGCAGATGAAGAAGATATAGAACATGTAGTACCAGGGTTTAAGGTATTTAAGGTACAAGGGGTAAATGTAACTATACCATATAAAGTTAGATTAATGGATTATATAGATGATATATCTCTTGAAGCTAAAAATATAGGGGCAATAAATACTATTTGTTTTAAAAATGGAAAAACAAAAGGATATAATACAGACTATTATGGCTTTGAAATGATGTTAGAAAAATTTAATATAGATGTAAAAGGCAAAAACGTTGTTATATTAGGAACTGGTGGAGCGTCGAGAGCTGTTAATCAATATCTTTTAGATAATAAAGTTAAGAAGATAACATTTGTAACTAGAGATTTAGATAATAAAAGAAAAGAACTAAAAAATTATAATTTAATTTGTTACTCTAATATAGAAAATTTAAAAAATCAAGATATTGTTATAAATTGTACTCCATGTGGAATGTATCCAAACACAGAAAGCTCACCATTAACTGAAGAACAAGTTTCTAAATTTAAAGTAGTTGTTGATTTAATATATAATCCACAAGAAACTTTAATTATGAAATATGCAAGAAATCAAAGAATAAAGGCAGTGAATGGATTGTATATGTTAGTTGGTCAAGCAATTAAATCACAAGAGTTGTGGAATAGTTTAAAAATAAAAAAAGAACTTGTGGATAAAATTTATGAAAATATAAAAAACTTACTTTAG